CTCGGGAGCGTTTTACGACCTGGTCAAGCCGGAGGCCAACACTCAGAAGTCGGCCGGTGAGTGGAACCACATGACAATCACCGCCCGAGGGCCAATCATCACGGTCGAATTGAATGGCGAACAAATCAACACCATTGATCAGTCTCAGTTCTCTGAATCTGGCAAGCGGCCCGATGGTTCTAGCCACAAGTTCCGAAACGTCGCCATCGCCGATCTGATCCAGGAAGGGTACTTCGGCTTCCAGGATCATGGCCAGAATTGCTGGTACACGAATGTGCGTCTGAAGAAACTCGACCAATAACGCAGGTGATTCTCAGGATCGACGGCAAGGTTGATGAGCTCTGCTCAACGATCGACGGGAATGGCCCGTCCCTGGCGTGTGGAAGCGCGTCGAGGGATGGGCCATTGGGATTTGCGAAGATGAGCAGGGGATGCGGATCAGGCCGCGACCTTACGGCACTCCTCGGCGCAGCGCCGGCAGGCCTCGGCGCATCGCTTGCAGTGCTCGGCCCGATGCTTCTCGCACTCGGCGGCGCAGCGGTCGCAGGCGTCGGCACAGAGGCGGCAGACGGCGGCAGCCAGTTGCGAGCCGCGGCTCATGAAGCCGGAGCAGGTCCAGCACAGCTCGGCACAGTCACGGCAGGTGCGAACGCACTCGGCCATCATCGGATCGCCGATGCAGGCATCTCCGCAGTGCTCGCACTCCTGGGCACAGGCTAGGCAGGCTTCGATGCAGCTCTGGTATTGCTCGTGGGCCATGTTGATCTCCTTTGATCTGGTTCGAAGTGGTGGGCCATCGAGTGGCCGGGCTGATGTCTTCGGGCGAGTCATGAACGCCAGTGCCTTTGGGGTCAACGACCGAGGGGGCTGTGCGATCGCCCCGCGGTGTATCCCGTCCAGGCAAGCGTTGATCAGCACATCTCTTTCGTGCAAATGGTGCGCCTGCCCGTCGGAAACGCAGAGGTCGGTCTGCCGGGATCGTTCAATGGTCCGAAAAGGCTAGTCGTCGTCCGGCTCCGGGGCGAGGGCGTCCCTCGGGAGGCTTCATCGGTTGAAACGGAACCGGCCCGAGGTCGTGATTGAGGAGAAGACGAGCATCCACCCCCTGGCCGCGATCCTCGCGATTGAAGACCGCGCGGGAATTGCCTACGATTGCAGTACGAGACCCAGAGCGGTTGTCCGTCCCTCGATCTCGGGTGTGCGAAGGAGCAGGCTCGGGGGAACGCGAGCATAAAATTATGTCGTCAGGATGGGTTGACCGATGGCGTCGCTGGCTGGGTTTCTCGATCGCCTCGTGAGCGAGGGGCGGGTCGTGTTCCGGGACGCTCCCCGAGCGAAACCCTCGGCGGACGATCGGACCGAGGCAGTGACGCGTCTGAGACAGGCGTTTGACGATATGCTGATTGAGCTAGCGGGGCCTCCTCTCGCATTCGACGAGCGGTCGGCCCTGGCCGCGGCGGAGTGGACCCGAACGGCGTGCTGGTTCCTGGTCAATCGGGGGGAACCGGCCGAGGTGGTCGAGCACGCCCTGAGGCTTCCGCCGCCGCCGCGATCGGCGGGTGAGCATCTTTCGGCTGACTTGACGTTTCGATATCTGGCGGCGGTGCATCGACGGGCAAGAGCGATCGATCCGGGCGACGTGCTGTCGAGGACCCTGGCCGAGGCGATCCGCCGCTGGCCCCTCTCGGGGGTGTTGTCCGACGTGGAGGACGGACCGACCTCGCCGATCGACTTTGACGGGCACGAAGGGCTGTTGCTGTTGTTTGCCGAACGATTGGCGGCTCATCCGAAACCGAGATGGACCCCATCGGTGACTCCGGGACGTGATTGGCTCGGATTGGCTCTCGACGCGATCGGCCCCCCCCGCACATACTTCATGGAGAATGGTGCTCAAGGACATGATTCGACCTCTCCTCCCAATCCCACTGCCCGAGAACGCCCAGGAATCGATCCTGAACGATAGGATGCCAGGATCAAACGCGGAAATGATGCCCGGCCAGATGTGTCGGTTTGGCTCGATGATGCGGACAACGATCGATCGGAGGATGCCCCTTGGCCGAGCTTGATCCCCACGCCTCGCTCGTCGTCAATCGCCTGAGGAGCGACGTGATCGAACCGCTGAAGCGGCGGTTCGTGGGCCGGGACGAGGTGGTGGACCTGATCGCCCTGGCGGTCGTCTCGGGAGAGCATTTGTTTTTGCTCGGCCCGCCCGGCACCGC
The genomic region above belongs to Tautonia rosea and contains:
- a CDS encoding four-helix bundle copper-binding protein — encoded protein: MAHEQYQSCIEACLACAQECEHCGDACIGDPMMAECVRTCRDCAELCWTCSGFMSRGSQLAAAVCRLCADACDRCAAECEKHRAEHCKRCAEACRRCAEECRKVAA